A genomic region of Paenibacillus sp. PL2-23 contains the following coding sequences:
- a CDS encoding ATP-binding protein: MITAQQKPVRQSDISKLSHRQTRWLLALYVGMISICLFLSLSYLASLPSYFDYLISSCFSSARECSDTTISPLPPHWGKSLGMTASGLALLHIGIDLFFFACYGLVSALILLLKPRDAIGSITAFALLSFAFSDLAFRQWGGTELLTPLVQSAGMPGYLLFALLFPSGRVTRRWIGAVAVFAFLFRYLPDYLPIADIQTERWPLWLSLCWVIVFFGTLAYSQYMQYRENKSAEARNAIRKVAFGFIGAFAALISVNLLLLIWPQLYGNSVFWLDLLVRLAMLPIPFALGAALLMHRLWGVPPIVRKSVVYALLLLLVFGIYMATVWYLTLVFQSERGLYSLIATGLVAVLFSPLKDVLDKLVNRILYGKRDNPLSFLVGLGDQLKAPHTPEQILHSVVTTIQEMLRLSHASITILVNGTEREAAMAGYPRQEGAHRFPLVMGGEELGSLFVAPRAPAEPLSAADHKLLQLLSREASRIVHGLKQSLDINRLMQELHTSREKLIFAREEERRAIRNNLHDDLAPRLASLALFASAAHKLIRKDPSRAEAIADELENDIRVMVSDIRDFVHNLRPPALDQYGLVGAITQQADRLMYIQLADERTSGEEVIFEVASPDPLPPLPAAVEVAAYRIVSEALANVIKHAKASRCQVTLAMGMGEKCEELYVEITDDGVGIPASKDHEAGSGVGVGLTSIQERAAELGGRSRIGNRDGRGTKVSTWLPLHIHTDWSVDS; encoded by the coding sequence GTGATAACGGCTCAACAGAAGCCTGTACGACAAAGCGATATAAGCAAGCTCAGCCACCGCCAAACCCGGTGGCTTCTTGCGTTGTATGTCGGAATGATTTCGATCTGCCTGTTTCTCAGCCTGAGCTATCTGGCGTCGCTGCCTTCTTATTTCGACTATTTGATAAGCTCCTGCTTCAGCTCGGCAAGGGAGTGCTCCGATACGACAATCTCCCCTTTGCCCCCCCATTGGGGCAAGTCGCTTGGTATGACGGCCTCCGGGCTGGCCCTGCTCCATATCGGCATCGACTTGTTTTTTTTCGCGTGTTACGGGCTCGTCAGCGCACTGATCCTTCTGTTGAAGCCGAGGGACGCCATCGGGTCCATCACGGCTTTTGCTCTCCTATCCTTCGCGTTCAGTGATCTCGCTTTCAGACAGTGGGGAGGCACGGAGCTGCTGACACCTCTTGTGCAGAGCGCCGGAATGCCGGGCTACCTGCTGTTCGCCTTATTGTTCCCAAGCGGACGCGTGACTCGCAGATGGATAGGAGCTGTAGCTGTCTTCGCTTTCTTATTCCGGTATTTACCCGACTATCTTCCAATTGCCGACATTCAGACAGAACGATGGCCGTTATGGCTGTCATTATGCTGGGTCATCGTTTTTTTCGGGACGCTGGCTTATAGTCAGTACATGCAATACCGCGAAAATAAATCCGCAGAAGCACGAAATGCGATCCGCAAGGTCGCTTTCGGATTTATCGGTGCCTTCGCCGCACTAATCAGCGTCAATCTGCTGCTCTTAATTTGGCCTCAGCTTTACGGGAACAGCGTGTTCTGGCTGGATCTCCTGGTACGCCTTGCCATGCTGCCCATTCCGTTTGCGCTGGGAGCTGCTTTGCTGATGCACCGTTTGTGGGGCGTCCCGCCTATCGTTCGCAAGAGCGTTGTTTACGCGCTGCTCCTTCTGCTTGTGTTCGGCATCTATATGGCAACCGTATGGTATCTTACTCTTGTATTCCAATCGGAGAGGGGCTTATATTCTCTCATCGCGACAGGACTGGTCGCCGTCTTGTTCAGCCCGCTGAAGGATGTCCTGGATAAGCTGGTTAACAGGATTCTTTATGGCAAAAGGGACAATCCCTTATCCTTTCTGGTGGGACTGGGCGATCAGTTGAAGGCGCCTCATACACCTGAGCAAATCCTCCATTCCGTCGTGACGACCATTCAAGAGATGCTGCGTCTCTCCCACGCTTCCATTACAATTCTCGTAAATGGAACGGAACGAGAGGCAGCGATGGCAGGCTACCCTCGCCAGGAAGGGGCCCATCGATTCCCTCTGGTCATGGGCGGGGAGGAGCTTGGCAGCCTCTTTGTCGCACCTCGAGCGCCTGCCGAGCCGCTGAGTGCAGCGGATCACAAGCTTCTGCAGTTGCTAAGCAGGGAAGCCTCTCGTATCGTTCACGGCTTGAAGCAGTCACTGGATATTAACCGCCTTATGCAGGAGCTGCACACCTCTAGAGAGAAGCTTATCTTCGCACGCGAGGAGGAAAGACGCGCCATCCGAAACAACTTGCATGATGACCTCGCTCCCCGACTGGCCTCTCTTGCGTTATTCGCGTCGGCAGCGCACAAGCTGATTCGCAAGGACCCAAGCAGGGCGGAGGCTATTGCCGATGAGCTGGAGAACGACATTCGGGTTATGGTCAGCGACATTCGCGATTTTGTTCATAACCTGCGTCCTCCGGCACTGGATCAATACGGCCTTGTAGGCGCCATCACCCAGCAGGCGGATCGTCTGATGTATATTCAGCTGGCGGACGAGCGAACGAGCGGCGAAGAGGTTATTTTTGAAGTAGCCTCACCCGATCCTCTCCCTCCCTTGCCTGCTGCCGTTGAAGTCGCTGCCTATCGAATCGTGTCCGAAGCGCTTGCCAACGTCATTAAGCATGCCAAAGCCAGTAGATGCCAAGTCACTCTTGCCATGGGGATGGGTGAGAAGTGCGAGGAGCTCTATGTGGAGATAACGGATGACGGAGTGGGTATCCCCGCTTCAAAAGACCATGAAGCCGGATCCGGCGTTGGCGTCGGATTAACCTCCATACAGGAGCGAGCCGCGGAGCTTGGAGGAAGGAGCCGGATTGGAAATCGAGACGGCCGAGGTACTAAAGTTTCGACTTGGCTGCCTTTGCATATTCATACCGATTGGAGTGTCGATTCATGA
- a CDS encoding response regulator transcription factor, which translates to MKIWKIMIADDHPMYRKGLKTILETVDDMIVTGEATNGEEAIALCERELPDVILMDIRMPGMNGVDAARHIKKQHPDVQILFLTMHEDDTSVIAAMKTGARGYFLKDADKDEIIRAIRAITAGEAIFSAEVAARMIDYATRPVSNLDQFSQLTAREKEVLHYIAEGYSNARISEVMGLTAKTVSNYVTLVLNKLHAADRAEAARMVKEPYN; encoded by the coding sequence ATGAAGATATGGAAAATAATGATTGCAGATGATCACCCCATGTACCGCAAAGGGCTAAAAACGATCCTGGAGACCGTAGACGACATGATAGTCACAGGAGAAGCTACGAACGGGGAGGAAGCTATCGCCCTCTGTGAGCGGGAATTGCCTGATGTCATCTTGATGGATATTCGGATGCCCGGCATGAACGGCGTAGATGCAGCGCGGCACATCAAAAAGCAGCATCCGGATGTGCAAATCTTGTTCCTGACGATGCACGAGGATGATACATCGGTTATAGCGGCAATGAAGACGGGGGCTAGAGGCTATTTCCTCAAAGACGCCGATAAGGACGAGATCATTCGCGCCATCCGCGCCATCACTGCCGGTGAAGCGATCTTCAGCGCAGAGGTGGCGGCGCGCATGATCGATTACGCTACCCGCCCCGTCTCTAACCTTGATCAATTCTCCCAGCTGACCGCCCGTGAGAAGGAGGTGCTCCATTACATAGCCGAAGGCTATTCCAACGCGAGAATCAGCGAGGTTATGGGTCTAACGGCCAAAACCGTATCCAATTACGTGACCCTCGTCCTGAACAAGCTCCATGCCGCGGACCGCGCCGAAGCAGCTAGAATGGTAAAAGAGCCATATAATTAA
- a CDS encoding glycosyl hydrolase family 8 → MTTIAQGAYHTGEYRNLFKELGYEESLIQTKLEQTWAELIEGDANTRIYYPMGEDMGYFLDTGNTDVRTEGMSYGMMMAVQMNDKNIFDRLWTFSKRFMQHTEGRYQHYFAWHCTTEGTRLSQGPAPDGEEFYAMALLFASSRWGDGPEPYNYSVQAKTILRACIHKGEEGEGDPMWDLPTRLIKFVPESPFSDPSYHLPHFYELFAERADEEDRVFWREAAAASRAYLHTACHPETGLSPEYANYDGTPAPVQRHGDFRHFFSDAYRVAANIGLDWEWFRADPWQVEQSNRLQRFFRDIAVSDYRRYTIDGKPFDEPSLHPIGLLATNAMASLAADGPDAEHFARLFWNTPLRDGARRYYDNCLYMFSLLALCGRYRIY, encoded by the coding sequence ATGACAACGATCGCGCAAGGCGCCTATCATACAGGCGAATATCGCAATCTCTTTAAGGAACTAGGGTACGAAGAGAGCTTGATTCAAACGAAGCTTGAGCAGACATGGGCTGAGTTAATTGAGGGGGATGCGAACACTAGAATCTATTACCCGATGGGTGAAGATATGGGTTATTTCCTGGACACAGGGAATACGGATGTTCGGACAGAGGGTATGTCTTACGGCATGATGATGGCTGTTCAGATGAACGACAAGAACATATTCGACCGCCTGTGGACGTTCTCGAAGCGATTTATGCAGCATACCGAGGGTCGTTACCAGCATTATTTCGCATGGCATTGCACGACAGAGGGCACCCGCCTCTCGCAGGGTCCCGCCCCCGACGGAGAAGAGTTCTACGCGATGGCGCTATTGTTCGCCTCAAGCCGCTGGGGAGACGGTCCTGAGCCGTACAATTACTCCGTTCAGGCCAAGACCATTCTCCGCGCCTGCATTCATAAAGGCGAGGAAGGCGAAGGAGATCCCATGTGGGATCTGCCGACAAGGCTTATCAAGTTTGTTCCGGAATCGCCTTTCAGCGATCCGTCCTATCATCTGCCCCACTTCTACGAGCTGTTCGCGGAGCGAGCGGACGAGGAGGACAGGGTATTCTGGAGGGAAGCAGCGGCAGCCAGCCGAGCATACCTTCACACCGCCTGTCATCCGGAGACGGGCCTCTCTCCGGAATACGCCAACTATGACGGAACCCCTGCCCCGGTGCAGCGCCACGGCGATTTCCGTCATTTTTTCAGTGACGCGTATCGAGTAGCTGCCAATATCGGGCTCGACTGGGAATGGTTCCGCGCCGATCCGTGGCAGGTTGAACAGTCGAACCGCCTTCAACGCTTTTTCCGCGACATTGCTGTATCGGATTATCGCCGCTATACGATCGACGGCAAGCCCTTTGATGAGCCTTCTCTTCACCCCATTGGGCTGCTCGCGACCAACGCGATGGCGTCTCTAGCCGCAGATGGTCCGGATGCGGAGCATTTCGCCCGTCTGTTCTGGAACACGCCGCTTCGAGACGGTGCCCGCCGGTATTACGACAACTGCCTGTATATGTTCAGCCTGCTGGCGCTTTGCGGACGTTATCGCATTTACTAG
- a CDS encoding cytochrome d ubiquinol oxidase subunit II — protein MNHANIAIAILWAFIFAYAILGSVDFGAGFWALVFDRRSGTRAAQIANRYLSPSWEVTNVFLVLIAVALVGFFPRGAYWFGTILLVPVSLVLILLTIRSSFMVYSYSTEKFSRLLKWISGLTGVLIPGLLLSVLPISLGGFVKVSPDAQPELLFGKLLQSPTEYAHLAFGITSELFLAALFLADYAHEAEEFHTYRIYRRAAMMIGPFTLLTAVLATYAMAPEAGWIVGRIESQWPWFMASVIFFAIGYGFMLPRHRPEAPGRPRLAVTFIIGQYFLASVGYGIAHLPYLIYPYLRIEDAVTNWASFRSLLVSYSIGVAVLAPGFYLFWRLFLKDKRYIRE, from the coding sequence ATGAATCACGCGAATATTGCGATTGCCATTCTGTGGGCTTTTATATTCGCCTATGCCATTCTGGGCTCCGTGGATTTCGGGGCGGGCTTCTGGGCGCTTGTGTTCGACCGCAGGTCGGGAACGCGGGCCGCACAGATCGCGAATCGTTATTTGTCGCCATCCTGGGAGGTTACGAATGTCTTCCTGGTGCTGATCGCCGTCGCGCTTGTCGGCTTCTTCCCGAGGGGAGCATACTGGTTCGGCACGATCCTGCTGGTTCCTGTCAGTCTTGTTCTGATTCTGCTGACGATTCGAAGCAGCTTCATGGTCTACAGCTATTCGACGGAGAAGTTCAGCCGGCTGCTCAAATGGATATCGGGCTTGACGGGGGTGCTGATTCCGGGGCTGCTGCTCAGTGTACTGCCAATCTCGTTAGGCGGATTTGTTAAGGTGTCTCCGGACGCGCAGCCTGAGCTGCTATTCGGCAAGCTTCTTCAATCCCCTACGGAATATGCGCATTTGGCCTTCGGCATTACGTCGGAATTATTTTTGGCAGCTTTATTCCTTGCCGACTATGCGCACGAGGCCGAGGAGTTCCATACTTATCGCATATATAGAAGGGCAGCGATGATGATCGGTCCGTTCACGCTGCTGACGGCCGTGCTGGCAACCTACGCTATGGCGCCGGAAGCGGGCTGGATTGTTGGCCGCATCGAAAGCCAGTGGCCTTGGTTTATGGCTTCCGTTATTTTTTTCGCGATCGGGTACGGATTTATGCTGCCGAGGCACAGGCCAGAGGCTCCGGGACGGCCGCGGCTTGCGGTCACCTTCATTATCGGCCAATATTTCCTTGCAAGCGTCGGGTATGGGATCGCACATCTTCCGTATCTTATTTATCCCTACCTGCGCATTGAGGACGCCGTTACGAACTGGGCCAGCTTCCGCTCTCTGCTTGTGTCATACAGTATCGGGGTAGCGGTGCTTGCGCCGGGCTTCTATCTGTTCTGGAGGCTGTTTCTCAAGGACAAGCGGTATATCCGGGAATGA
- a CDS encoding cytochrome ubiquinol oxidase subunit I encodes MDNVVLARALFGTSMAFHIIFATLGVGVPLMIVFAEAMAGITKNKDYSIMAKRWTKAQAILLGVAIPSGTIVGVMLSLLWPGFMEIVGQVIAVPFQVELWAFFLEALFMSIYIYAADRLSRNLRIVSVLMVALGASASAVLITNVHAWMNTPRGFRIEDGSVTDVNQLAAIFNPSFAVTAIHVVASAYMTGAFCIGSVAAYKLLKRDRPERERAYHRKSLQLAMGVGLVCSLATAVNGHYTAQMLHHYLPLKLAAAEGLFETQAYAPLEIFGRTSIEEQRVVGGIEVPWALSFLATDRFDGVVRGLNDYPQELWPPLYVHTLFNVMVLIGGALLGLSALAMFILFIRKRMLPRWLLVVLLSAGPLALIGIESGWVFSCTGRQPWVISGVQLTADAATRSDDIGILFVLFLGLYALLMTITIFVMRFYFRRRPVGRELLPVEGS; translated from the coding sequence TTGGATAATGTTGTGCTGGCAAGAGCTTTGTTCGGAACGTCGATGGCGTTCCATATTATATTCGCTACTCTGGGCGTCGGCGTTCCGCTTATGATCGTATTCGCCGAAGCGATGGCAGGCATAACCAAAAACAAGGATTATTCTATTATGGCAAAGCGCTGGACGAAGGCGCAGGCTATCCTGCTTGGCGTAGCTATTCCTTCCGGGACGATCGTCGGCGTGATGCTGTCGCTGCTATGGCCTGGATTTATGGAGATCGTGGGACAGGTGATCGCCGTTCCCTTCCAGGTTGAGCTGTGGGCATTTTTCCTGGAAGCCTTGTTCATGTCCATATATATCTACGCGGCGGACCGTTTGTCCCGCAATCTGCGAATCGTCAGCGTTCTCATGGTCGCGCTTGGCGCCTCCGCGTCGGCTGTGCTGATTACGAACGTGCATGCTTGGATGAACACTCCGAGGGGCTTCCGAATAGAAGACGGCTCCGTGACGGACGTGAATCAGCTGGCTGCTATCTTCAATCCCAGCTTCGCGGTGACGGCCATTCATGTCGTGGCTTCCGCTTATATGACGGGCGCGTTCTGCATCGGCTCCGTGGCCGCCTACAAGCTGCTGAAGCGAGACCGTCCCGAGCGCGAACGCGCCTATCACCGCAAGAGCTTGCAGCTCGCGATGGGCGTAGGGTTGGTCTGCTCGCTAGCGACGGCCGTCAACGGGCATTACACGGCGCAAATGCTGCACCACTACTTGCCCTTGAAACTCGCTGCCGCGGAAGGGCTGTTCGAGACGCAAGCCTATGCGCCGCTGGAAATATTCGGGCGAACGAGCATCGAGGAGCAGCGGGTCGTAGGCGGCATCGAAGTTCCGTGGGCGCTCAGCTTCCTGGCGACGGACCGCTTCGACGGTGTCGTAAGAGGTCTTAACGATTATCCGCAGGAGCTGTGGCCGCCTCTCTATGTGCACACCTTGTTTAATGTAATGGTCCTGATCGGCGGGGCGCTTCTAGGACTGTCCGCACTAGCGATGTTCATCCTATTCATCCGCAAGCGAATGCTTCCGAGATGGCTGCTCGTCGTGCTGTTGTCGGCGGGCCCCCTTGCGCTGATCGGCATAGAGAGCGGCTGGGTATTCAGCTGCACGGGCCGGCAGCCATGGGTCATCAGCGGCGTGCAGCTTACCGCGGATGCCGCCACCCGTTCCGACGATATAGGCATCCTGTTCGTCTTGTTCCTCGGACTATATGCTCTGCTCATGACCATCACGATATTTGTCATGCGGTTTTATTTCCGCAGAAGACCAGTAGGCCGCGAGCTGCTGCCGGTGGAAGGGAGCTGA
- a CDS encoding LacI family DNA-binding transcriptional regulator, which translates to MKQVTIYDIAKEANVSVATVSRVLNNTAPVKDSTRLKIMGLIDHYQFQPNALARGLSKKETGTIGVIQTANRIPLVLVNGNLPGTSLYRVMTNESKGAEIATQYLIDCGHRDIAFIAGNDNMTTTAQKVRAFKKVMASNGLPVPDTRVLYGDFSMTSGERLMKRFLSEESRPTAVFCVNDFTAVGAVKAAMKAGVRVPDDISIIGFDDIPLASAIYPELTTVKQQMDQLGATALEVLHKLVVKEKVKKVTIIEPELVVRESARRLSADRQAAAATEIE; encoded by the coding sequence GTGAAGCAAGTAACGATCTACGATATAGCGAAAGAGGCCAATGTCTCCGTGGCGACCGTATCCCGGGTGCTTAACAATACGGCGCCCGTGAAGGATAGCACGCGATTGAAGATCATGGGGCTGATTGATCATTACCAATTTCAACCGAACGCTCTCGCTCGCGGCTTGTCCAAGAAGGAGACGGGAACGATCGGGGTCATACAGACGGCTAACCGCATACCGCTCGTGCTGGTGAACGGCAATCTCCCGGGAACCTCTCTCTACCGCGTCATGACGAACGAGAGCAAAGGAGCAGAAATCGCGACGCAATATTTGATCGATTGCGGGCACCGGGACATCGCCTTCATCGCGGGCAACGATAATATGACGACGACGGCCCAGAAGGTGAGAGCATTTAAGAAAGTAATGGCGAGCAATGGATTACCCGTTCCCGACACCAGAGTGCTGTACGGTGATTTCTCGATGACGTCCGGTGAGCGGTTAATGAAGCGATTCTTATCCGAAGAGAGCAGACCGACGGCTGTGTTCTGCGTGAACGACTTCACGGCGGTAGGCGCGGTGAAGGCGGCCATGAAAGCCGGAGTTCGGGTGCCGGACGACATCTCCATCATTGGCTTTGACGATATTCCGCTGGCGTCCGCCATCTACCCGGAGCTGACGACGGTGAAGCAGCAGATGGATCAGCTCGGGGCGACCGCACTGGAAGTGCTGCATAAGCTGGTCGTGAAGGAGAAGGTGAAGAAGGTGACGATTATCGAGCCGGAGCTAGTCGTGAGGGAAAGCGCGCGGCGGCTGAGCGCGGATCGGCAAGCGGCTGCCGCAACGGAGATAGAATGA
- a CDS encoding carbohydrate ABC transporter permease codes for MQPSKARPNKPITAYRAKETMRKLVFGYFFYSLVIGLGFAILYPLIKLVPFVFNHLEDLGNPDVIWIPLELSVDSFRAASRLVFGNGIPMLQSVAYAAVIAMIQIFMCAVAGYSLGRVDFWGRSLVMFLVIVTFVVPPQSLLISQYLSFKHFDVFGLFSALGGGTIDLINQPYTLYVIALLGFGVKQSMFVFIFRQFFKGLPKELEEAAYIDGCGFYKTFFRIGLPNALPAIMTVGILAFVWNYGDTYYTGYFHPDGPYLSLKLMTTFAPANVNNILYAVRTWYDAPGATTFAFDAVKQAAALIFLLPLLILYFFAQKRIVENLEQSGIVG; via the coding sequence ATGCAGCCAAGTAAAGCGCGGCCTAACAAGCCGATCACCGCTTATCGCGCCAAAGAAACGATGAGGAAGCTCGTATTCGGCTATTTCTTCTATTCGCTCGTCATCGGGTTAGGGTTCGCCATCTTGTATCCCTTGATTAAGCTCGTTCCGTTCGTGTTCAACCATCTCGAGGATCTCGGCAATCCCGACGTCATCTGGATACCGCTCGAGCTGTCCGTGGACAGCTTCCGCGCGGCCTCGAGGCTCGTGTTCGGCAACGGCATCCCGATGCTGCAATCCGTCGCTTACGCGGCCGTGATCGCGATGATTCAAATTTTCATGTGCGCCGTCGCGGGTTATTCGCTTGGAAGAGTCGATTTCTGGGGAAGAAGCCTCGTCATGTTTCTCGTCATCGTGACGTTCGTGGTGCCGCCACAGTCGCTGCTAATCTCGCAATACTTAAGCTTTAAGCACTTCGATGTCTTCGGGCTGTTCTCGGCCCTGGGAGGCGGCACGATCGATCTGATTAATCAGCCCTATACGCTTTACGTAATCGCATTACTTGGGTTTGGGGTCAAGCAGAGCATGTTCGTGTTCATCTTCCGCCAGTTTTTCAAAGGGCTCCCGAAGGAGCTGGAGGAAGCGGCGTATATCGACGGCTGCGGCTTCTACAAGACATTCTTCAGGATCGGCCTGCCGAACGCGCTGCCGGCGATTATGACGGTTGGCATTCTCGCGTTCGTATGGAACTACGGGGATACGTATTATACCGGGTACTTCCATCCGGACGGTCCGTATTTAAGCCTTAAGCTGATGACGACGTTCGCGCCGGCGAACGTCAACAACATCCTGTATGCCGTACGTACCTGGTATGACGCGCCGGGCGCCACTACGTTCGCATTCGACGCGGTCAAGCAGGCGGCGGCCCTCATCTTCCTGCTGCCGCTCCTGATCCTCTATTTCTTCGCGCAGAAGCGGATCGTCGAGAATCTGGAGCAGTCCGGAATTGTCGGCTAA
- a CDS encoding S-layer homology domain-containing protein — MAGHWSERQVKEAIEIGFVQGYPDGTFDPNGSVSRAEFAVMLSGALQWEDAEAHAEFADGNQIGEWARLAIDRAVAAAVINGYPDGSFRPQADITRADLAVMIARASGVVLGETVSTGFADDADIPAYAKPAIAALHEAGLIDGRGKNRFEPNATATRSGSPHSEAAASDRVNKNNIGAGSALSVVYLVNVLLDLLLLLFIMNRVVKLSHAAK; from the coding sequence ATTGCCGGCCACTGGTCGGAGCGTCAAGTGAAGGAAGCCATCGAGATAGGCTTCGTTCAGGGATACCCAGACGGAACCTTTGACCCGAACGGCAGCGTATCCCGTGCGGAATTCGCCGTTATGCTATCTGGCGCTTTGCAATGGGAAGACGCGGAAGCGCATGCAGAGTTCGCCGACGGGAATCAGATCGGCGAATGGGCGCGCCTAGCGATTGACCGCGCGGTCGCGGCAGCTGTCATCAACGGTTATCCGGATGGAAGCTTCCGTCCGCAAGCCGACATTACGCGTGCCGATCTGGCCGTCATGATTGCAAGAGCAAGCGGTGTTGTATTAGGCGAGACAGTGAGCACGGGCTTTGCGGATGACGCAGACATTCCGGCTTACGCCAAACCGGCGATTGCCGCGCTGCATGAAGCGGGTCTGATCGACGGACGCGGCAAGAATCGTTTTGAGCCGAATGCAACGGCGACAAGAAGCGGCAGTCCTCATTCTGAAGCTGCTGCAAGCGATAGAGTAAATAAGAACAATATCGGCGCAGGCTCCGCGCTATCGGTCGTGTACCTTGTCAACGTGCTGCTCGATTTGCTCTTATTGCTGTTTATCATGAACCGGGTGGTGAAGCTCAGCCATGCAGCCAAGTAA
- a CDS encoding pectinesterase family protein, with protein MGVISRARVPESGLANTYRCTSGSYSCREQANDFTAEHLTIQNDAGDDAGQAVVVYAAADRLTFRDVSLKGWQDTLYAHSGRQYYVDSYIEGDVDYIFGGATAVFENSIIHSLSGGYVTAASTADSSAGYIFVNSRLTAEPGLTGAVSLGRPWRPYSNVVYINTYMDDHIKPEGWDNWSNPDNEKTARYGEFASYGPGALQQQRHKWTKQLTLEEAEALAPEGLLAGNDGWNPTSAASLADGSNELSGITLDGNALAGFNPGKLDYEVERSDSSGLPTISAIAASDTSEVSIEQAEAVPGTAEIQVTAQDGVVRTYTVQFKKASNAMRRN; from the coding sequence ATGGGCGTCATCTCTAGAGCGAGAGTCCCCGAATCGGGTCTGGCGAACACATACCGTTGCACCTCCGGCAGCTATAGCTGCCGCGAGCAGGCGAATGACTTTACGGCGGAGCATTTAACCATTCAGAATGATGCCGGTGACGACGCCGGTCAGGCCGTTGTGGTATACGCTGCGGCAGACCGCTTAACGTTCCGCGACGTCAGCCTGAAGGGCTGGCAGGATACGCTGTATGCTCATAGCGGTAGACAATATTACGTCGACAGCTATATCGAAGGCGACGTTGACTACATCTTCGGAGGCGCAACGGCGGTATTTGAGAACAGCATCATTCACAGCTTGAGCGGCGGCTACGTGACGGCTGCATCCACGGCGGACAGCAGCGCGGGATATATATTCGTGAACAGCCGACTGACGGCGGAGCCGGGGCTGACCGGAGCGGTATCGCTTGGGCGGCCTTGGCGTCCTTACTCCAATGTCGTGTATATTAACACCTACATGGATGACCATATCAAGCCCGAGGGCTGGGATAACTGGAGCAATCCGGACAATGAGAAGACGGCGCGTTACGGCGAGTTCGCTAGCTATGGTCCCGGCGCATTGCAGCAGCAGCGTCATAAGTGGACGAAGCAGCTGACGCTGGAGGAAGCGGAGGCGCTAGCGCCAGAAGGGCTGCTGGCTGGCAATGACGGATGGAATCCGACCTCAGCTGCATCGCTGGCCGACGGCAGTAACGAGCTAAGCGGCATTACCTTGGATGGCAATGCGCTGGCAGGCTTCAATCCGGGCAAGCTGGACTACGAAGTCGAGCGGAGTGATTCCAGCGGTCTGCCAACCATAAGCGCCATTGCCGCTTCCGACACGAGCGAAGTGTCGATCGAGCAAGCCGAAGCGGTTCCCGGCACGGCAGAGATTCAAGTAACCGCGCAAGATGGTGTTGTCCGGACCTATACCGTTCAGTTCAAGAAGGCTTCGAATGCGATGCGTCGCAACTGA